Proteins found in one Streptomyces sp. CB09001 genomic segment:
- a CDS encoding phosphatase PAP2 family protein: protein MAGVATLAFLVALEIAARRYGLPGPMTNQAEELVFAPASGPLLYAGLALTMVVLTWRQRLVAAAVAVGIDLAVALVRWAADATASGSHSFGNGALWVVLGCGVVAVTRRTGPERILLLKGVGLGLLLVAGRKTGDAWLLITSKTRPEVLDPYVATADHALGNPSWLVGRAVEATGAVGGHVLDWVYVQLAVAAVVVALYQLRRVAAERRFPRHHLVRTFLLIGLLGPGIYMIFPVVGPVFAYGTGAFGTGGTEWAIADLWPHTLPPVGPPQAFTYDGVTPRNCMPSLHTAWATVIFIHSRKGPRVLRWAGTFWLVATLTATLGFGYHYAIDLIAGVVFAVTVEAGLRSLDRGWDRSGSLLVAHGALVFAAILASTRYLSLEMARHPWVFGPLLLLAMTSVIHGYVRTTKGWEPVTATPPALPEPRLEAA, encoded by the coding sequence GTGGCGGGTGTGGCGACCCTGGCGTTCCTCGTCGCGCTGGAGATCGCCGCGCGCCGCTACGGCCTGCCGGGGCCGATGACCAACCAGGCCGAGGAGTTGGTGTTCGCCCCCGCCTCGGGGCCCCTGCTCTACGCCGGGCTGGCGCTGACGATGGTGGTCCTCACCTGGCGGCAGCGGCTGGTCGCCGCGGCCGTCGCGGTCGGTATCGACCTCGCCGTCGCCCTGGTGCGGTGGGCGGCGGACGCCACCGCGTCCGGCAGCCACTCCTTCGGCAACGGAGCGCTGTGGGTGGTCCTGGGCTGCGGCGTCGTCGCCGTGACCCGGCGCACCGGTCCCGAACGGATCCTCCTGCTGAAGGGCGTCGGGCTCGGCCTCCTGCTGGTGGCGGGCCGCAAGACCGGTGACGCCTGGCTGCTGATCACGTCGAAGACGCGTCCGGAGGTGCTCGACCCGTACGTGGCGACCGCCGACCACGCGCTGGGGAACCCGTCGTGGCTGGTGGGGCGGGCCGTCGAGGCCACGGGCGCGGTCGGTGGGCACGTACTGGACTGGGTCTACGTCCAGCTCGCGGTGGCCGCGGTCGTCGTCGCGCTGTACCAGCTGCGCAGGGTGGCGGCCGAGCGCCGGTTCCCGCGCCACCACCTGGTCCGCACCTTCCTGCTGATAGGCCTGCTCGGGCCGGGCATCTACATGATCTTCCCGGTCGTCGGACCGGTCTTCGCCTACGGCACCGGGGCCTTCGGCACCGGCGGCACGGAGTGGGCGATCGCCGACCTGTGGCCGCACACGCTCCCGCCGGTCGGCCCGCCCCAGGCGTTCACGTACGACGGGGTCACCCCTCGCAACTGCATGCCCAGCCTGCACACGGCATGGGCCACCGTGATCTTCATCCACTCCCGGAAGGGTCCGCGGGTCCTGCGCTGGGCGGGAACGTTCTGGCTGGTCGCCACGCTCACCGCGACGCTGGGGTTCGGCTACCACTACGCCATCGACCTCATCGCCGGCGTCGTGTTCGCGGTCACGGTCGAGGCGGGGCTGCGCTCCCTGGACCGCGGCTGGGACCGGTCGGGAAGCCTGCTGGTCGCCCACGGAGCGCTGGTGTTCGCCGCGATCCTGGCCTCGACGCGCTACCTGTCGCTGGAGATGGCCCGGCATCCGTGGGTCTTCGGACCGCTCCTGCTGCTGGCGATGACCTCCGTGATCCACGGGTACGTACGGACCACGAAGGGGTGGGAGCCGGTGACCGCGACGCCGCCGGCCCTTCCGGAACCACGGCTCGAGGCGGCCTGA
- a CDS encoding VOC family protein, with the protein MNSIDSVTLEVADTEAAARFYADAFGLDGSRVRFRASDDPTSGFRGFTLSLVVAQPGNVDALFTAAVDAGATVLKPAAKSLWGYGGVVRAPDGTVWQIATSAKKDTAPVTRDVDEIVLLLGVEDVKATKRFYVEQGLTVGKSFGGKYVEFATGPGTVKLSLYKRRALAKVAGVSADGTGSHRLVVSGGTRPFADPDGFAWQPELSH; encoded by the coding sequence ATGAACTCCATCGACTCCGTCACCCTCGAGGTGGCCGACACCGAGGCCGCCGCCCGCTTCTACGCCGACGCCTTCGGGCTCGACGGATCGCGGGTGCGGTTCCGCGCCTCGGACGACCCGACGAGCGGGTTCCGCGGCTTCACCCTGTCGCTCGTCGTCGCCCAGCCCGGCAACGTCGACGCCCTGTTCACCGCCGCGGTCGACGCCGGCGCCACCGTCCTGAAGCCCGCCGCGAAGTCGCTGTGGGGCTACGGCGGAGTCGTGCGGGCACCGGACGGCACGGTCTGGCAGATCGCGACCTCGGCGAAGAAGGACACCGCCCCGGTCACCCGCGACGTGGACGAGATCGTGCTGCTCCTGGGCGTCGAGGACGTCAAGGCCACCAAGCGGTTCTACGTCGAGCAGGGCCTCACCGTGGGCAAGAGCTTCGGCGGCAAGTACGTCGAGTTCGCCACCGGCCCGGGCACCGTCAAGCTCTCCCTCTACAAGCGCCGGGCCCTCGCCAAGGTCGCGGGCGTCTCCGCCGACGGCACCGGCTCCCACCGTCTCGTCGTCTCCGGCGGCACCCGTCCGTTCGCCGACCCGGACGGCTTCGCCTGGCAGCCGGAGCTCAGCCACTGA
- a CDS encoding TerD family protein: MITLTKEGGPADLDGVTHLSIGVSWDPTAGSSGGVLGKLRRKTGTDLDLIAVALQGGDPVRLAGLDSLDPMGNGSLLHSGDNQTGHGDGDDETVTVEFARLPSAITSIVFVAAAYKKGSSFQKARNISFKVYDATGGSSEQVADIWPSLLSQDNGCAVAKAVRVGGTWKLEVVNETGKIKQGDEHALMRFAVSK; encoded by the coding sequence ATGATCACGCTCACCAAGGAAGGCGGCCCCGCGGACCTGGACGGAGTGACCCACCTGTCCATCGGCGTCTCCTGGGACCCCACCGCCGGCAGCAGCGGCGGAGTGCTCGGCAAGCTGCGGCGCAAGACCGGCACCGACCTCGACCTGATCGCCGTCGCGCTGCAGGGCGGCGACCCGGTGCGGCTCGCCGGCCTCGACTCGCTCGACCCGATGGGCAACGGCTCGCTGCTGCACAGCGGCGACAACCAGACCGGTCACGGGGACGGTGACGACGAGACGGTGACCGTCGAGTTCGCGCGGCTCCCGAGCGCCATCACCTCGATCGTGTTCGTCGCCGCCGCGTACAAGAAGGGCAGCTCCTTCCAGAAGGCGCGCAACATCAGCTTCAAGGTCTACGACGCGACCGGGGGCAGCTCGGAGCAGGTCGCCGACATCTGGCCCAGCCTGCTCAGCCAGGACAACGGCTGTGCCGTGGCCAAGGCGGTGCGGGTCGGCGGCACCTGGAAGCTGGAGGTCGTCAACGAGACGGGCAAGATCAAGCAGGGCGACGAGCACGCCCTGATGCGCTTCGCCGTCAGCAAGTAG
- a CDS encoding ferritin-like domain-containing protein, with the protein MGTDGFAKWTRRFEDERERRAAQGDPDWARGAVLHRAVWAGIQRFQVGEDGDGANLVAKAEEAGDADYARAVRLFVAEEQNHARLLARLLAAGGRPTLSGHWSDTVFVRLRRLLGLRTELLVLMIAEVVALRYYRALRDGTDDALTSEVAGRILADERRHVPFHCERLHHSLAELPAVTRRPVMALWRLLLLAATVVVAADHGAGLRRLGVGRRRFAADVMASSAEVADAVLTPRPDAWSGGA; encoded by the coding sequence GTGGGTACGGACGGGTTCGCCAAGTGGACACGGCGGTTCGAGGACGAGCGGGAGCGCAGAGCGGCACAGGGCGATCCGGACTGGGCGCGGGGCGCCGTACTGCACCGGGCGGTGTGGGCGGGCATCCAGCGTTTCCAGGTCGGCGAGGACGGTGACGGCGCGAACCTCGTCGCCAAGGCCGAGGAGGCGGGCGACGCCGACTACGCGCGGGCGGTGCGGCTCTTCGTCGCCGAGGAGCAGAACCACGCCCGGCTGCTCGCCCGGCTGCTGGCCGCCGGGGGCCGGCCGACGCTGAGCGGCCACTGGAGCGACACCGTCTTCGTACGGCTGCGGCGGCTGCTGGGCCTGCGCACCGAACTGCTGGTGCTGATGATCGCCGAGGTCGTGGCGCTGCGTTACTACCGAGCCCTGCGGGACGGCACCGACGACGCGCTGACCTCGGAGGTGGCGGGCCGGATCCTGGCCGACGAGCGGCGCCACGTGCCCTTCCACTGCGAGCGGCTGCACCACTCGCTGGCCGAGCTCCCGGCCGTCACCCGCCGCCCCGTGATGGCCCTGTGGCGGCTGCTCCTGCTCGCCGCCACCGTGGTCGTCGCCGCCGACCACGGCGCGGGGCTGCGCCGGCTCGGCGTCGGCCGGCGCCGGTTCGCGGCCGACGTCATGGCCTCGTCCGCCGAGGTGGCCGACGCGGTACTGACCCCGCGGCCGGACGCCTGGTCCGGCGGCGCGTGA
- a CDS encoding DNA-binding response regulator: MAPMAESMTVHGDTELLARAGHLFSSVREEFVCAARDLDTWPRPAARQVAQARVRDSGAAHVRKLLSPAALADEGGRAHLAELAARGARVRIAAGALPQETIIIDRRWAILAGADSPGGRAYTVTGAPTLVGGVHALFEAAWQAATDLASFLRGEQPHLDAGSRTVLRALGSGATDEAAARELGMSLRTYRRRVAELLDALDAGSRFQAGVRAGELGLSG; the protein is encoded by the coding sequence ATGGCCCCCATGGCAGAGAGCATGACGGTGCACGGTGACACGGAGTTGCTGGCCCGTGCCGGGCATCTCTTCTCCTCGGTCCGGGAGGAGTTCGTCTGCGCCGCCCGTGACCTCGACACCTGGCCCCGTCCCGCCGCCCGGCAGGTCGCCCAGGCACGGGTGCGGGACAGCGGTGCCGCGCACGTCCGCAAGCTGCTCAGCCCGGCCGCACTGGCCGACGAGGGCGGCCGGGCGCACCTGGCCGAGCTGGCTGCCCGGGGCGCCCGGGTGCGGATCGCCGCCGGTGCCCTGCCGCAGGAGACGATCATCATCGACCGGCGCTGGGCGATCCTCGCCGGAGCGGACTCGCCCGGCGGTCGCGCGTACACCGTGACCGGTGCGCCCACCCTGGTCGGCGGCGTGCACGCCCTGTTCGAAGCCGCCTGGCAGGCGGCCACCGACCTCGCGTCCTTCCTCCGGGGCGAGCAGCCGCACCTCGACGCCGGGAGCCGGACGGTGCTGCGCGCGCTGGGCTCGGGCGCCACGGACGAGGCCGCCGCACGGGAACTGGGCATGTCGCTGCGCACCTACCGGCGCCGGGTCGCCGAGCTGCTCGACGCGCTCGACGCCGGGTCGCGGTTCCAGGCGGGTGTGCGCGCGGGCGAACTGGGGCTGAGCGGCTGA
- a CDS encoding aldo/keto reductase encodes MSNDFRLGGDLPIGRLGFGAMRLPTNSFHGPARDPETGRAVLRRAVELGVDHIDTAAFYTSGDGSVRANDLIREALHPYPDGLVIATKVGPLRTPDGGLEATTDPGALRALVEENLAGLGVDRLDLVYLRIGGIQPPPHGESVAARFEALAALREEGLIRHLGLSHVDAGHLAEARAIAPVAAVQNRFLRADRRDDTEVLARCEESGIAYVPYFPLGGGLDDIGGDRVAKVADRHGATVPQIALARLLASSPVTLAIPGTGSPAHLEENVAAGSIVLTAEDLADLR; translated from the coding sequence ATGAGCAACGACTTCCGCCTCGGTGGCGACCTTCCGATCGGGCGGCTCGGCTTCGGAGCCATGCGCCTGCCCACCAACAGCTTCCACGGCCCGGCCCGCGACCCGGAGACCGGTCGCGCCGTGCTGCGCCGGGCCGTGGAACTCGGCGTCGACCACATCGACACCGCCGCCTTCTACACCAGCGGCGACGGCTCCGTCCGCGCCAACGACCTGATCCGCGAGGCCCTGCACCCCTACCCGGACGGCCTGGTGATCGCCACCAAGGTCGGCCCGCTCCGCACCCCGGACGGCGGCCTGGAGGCGACCACCGATCCGGGTGCGCTGCGGGCCCTGGTCGAGGAGAACCTGGCGGGCCTCGGGGTCGACCGCCTCGACCTGGTCTACCTCCGCATCGGCGGCATCCAGCCGCCGCCGCACGGCGAGTCCGTCGCCGCCCGCTTCGAGGCGCTGGCCGCGCTGCGCGAGGAGGGCCTGATCCGGCACCTGGGCCTCAGCCACGTGGACGCCGGGCACCTCGCCGAGGCGCGGGCGATCGCACCCGTCGCGGCCGTCCAGAACCGCTTCCTCCGCGCCGACCGGCGCGACGACACGGAGGTGCTGGCCCGCTGCGAGGAGTCCGGCATCGCCTACGTGCCGTACTTCCCGCTGGGCGGCGGCCTGGACGACATCGGCGGCGACCGCGTCGCCAAGGTCGCGGACCGGCACGGCGCCACGGTCCCGCAGATCGCCCTGGCCCGGCTGCTCGCCTCCTCGCCCGTCACCCTGGCCATCCCCGGCACGGGCTCCCCGGCCCACCTGGAGGAGAACGTCGCCGCCGGGTCGATCGTCCTCACCGCCGAGGACCTCGCCGACCTCCGCTGA
- a CDS encoding cold-shock protein, translated as MASGTVKWFNAEKGFGFIEQDGGGPDVFAHYSNINAQGFRELLEGQKVTFDIAQGQKGPTAENITPA; from the coding sequence ATGGCTTCCGGCACCGTGAAGTGGTTCAACGCCGAAAAGGGCTTCGGCTTCATCGAGCAGGACGGCGGCGGCCCCGACGTCTTCGCCCACTACTCGAACATCAACGCGCAGGGCTTCCGCGAGCTGCTCGAGGGTCAGAAGGTGACCTTCGACATCGCGCAGGGCCAGAAGGGCCCGACGGCCGAGAACATCACCCCGGCCTGA
- a CDS encoding DEAD/DEAH box helicase has protein sequence MNRARTNDRRRAGDGPRRSRSAGRPQNSGRRPAAAPQGGEFALPKTVTPALPAVETFAELDLPARMLAALGDQGVTVPFPIQAATLPNSMAGRDVLGRGRTGSGKTLAFGLALLARTAGRRAEPRRPLALVLVPTRELAQQVTDALTPYARAVGLRSATVVGGMSIGRQAGALRSGAEVVVATPGRLKDLIDRGDCALGDVTITVLDEADQMTDMGFMPQVTALLDQVQPDGQRMLFSATLDRNVDKLVRRYLTDPVVHSVDPSAGAVTTMEHHVLHVHEEDKQRATIEIAARDGRVIMFLDTKHRVDRLVKHLLKSGVRAAGLHGGKSQPQRTRTLAQFKDGQVTALVATNVAARGIHVDNLDLVVNVDPPGDHKDYLHRGGRTARAGESGSVVTLVTPDQRREMTRLMSLAGITPQVTPIRSGEAELARITGAQAPSGVPVVIAAPVVERPRRAAAGAGSSSRGRRGRSAQGRGSGQGAGAQARSGAAQPRTAGQGRAAQGRPTGESPRRRPRRQSTGGSAGSTGSAA, from the coding sequence ATGAACCGCGCACGCACCAACGACCGCCGGCGCGCCGGCGACGGCCCCCGTCGCTCCCGTTCGGCCGGCCGCCCCCAGAACTCCGGCCGCCGCCCGGCCGCCGCGCCCCAGGGCGGCGAGTTCGCCCTGCCCAAGACCGTCACCCCGGCGCTGCCCGCCGTCGAGACCTTCGCCGAACTGGACCTGCCGGCCCGCATGCTGGCCGCGCTCGGCGACCAGGGCGTGACCGTGCCGTTCCCGATCCAGGCGGCGACCCTGCCGAACTCCATGGCCGGACGCGACGTGCTCGGCCGCGGCCGCACCGGTTCGGGCAAGACGCTCGCCTTCGGTCTCGCCCTGCTGGCCCGCACGGCCGGCAGGCGCGCCGAGCCGCGGCGTCCGCTCGCCCTGGTCCTCGTCCCCACCCGTGAGCTGGCCCAGCAGGTCACCGACGCGCTCACGCCGTACGCCCGCGCCGTGGGCCTCAGGTCGGCCACCGTGGTCGGCGGCATGTCCATCGGCCGGCAGGCCGGGGCGCTGCGCTCCGGCGCCGAGGTCGTCGTCGCGACGCCCGGACGGCTCAAGGACCTCATCGACCGCGGCGACTGCGCCCTCGGCGACGTCACCATCACGGTCCTGGACGAGGCCGACCAGATGACCGACATGGGCTTCATGCCGCAGGTCACCGCCCTGCTCGACCAGGTGCAGCCGGACGGGCAGCGGATGCTGTTCTCGGCCACCCTGGACCGCAACGTCGACAAGCTGGTCCGCCGCTACCTGACCGACCCGGTGGTCCACTCCGTCGACCCGTCGGCCGGTGCCGTCACCACGATGGAGCACCACGTGCTGCACGTGCACGAGGAGGACAAGCAGCGCGCGACCATCGAGATCGCGGCGCGCGACGGCCGGGTCATCATGTTCCTGGACACCAAGCACCGGGTGGACCGGCTGGTGAAGCACCTGCTGAAGAGCGGGGTGCGCGCCGCAGGCCTGCACGGCGGCAAGTCCCAGCCGCAGCGCACCCGGACCCTCGCCCAGTTCAAGGACGGGCAGGTGACGGCGCTGGTGGCGACCAACGTCGCGGCCCGCGGCATCCACGTCGACAACCTCGACCTGGTCGTCAACGTGGACCCGCCCGGCGACCACAAGGACTACCTGCACCGGGGCGGTCGTACGGCCCGGGCCGGCGAGTCCGGCAGCGTCGTCACCCTGGTGACGCCGGACCAGCGGCGCGAGATGACCCGGCTGATGTCCCTGGCCGGCATCACCCCGCAGGTCACCCCGATCCGCTCGGGCGAGGCGGAGCTGGCACGCATCACCGGTGCGCAGGCCCCCTCGGGCGTCCCCGTCGTCATCGCCGCACCGGTCGTGGAGCGCCCCCGGCGCGCCGCCGCCGGCGCGGGGTCCTCGTCCCGCGGCCGCCGCGGCCGTTCCGCCCAGGGACGCGGCAGCGGACAGGGGGCCGGCGCCCAGGCCCGCTCCGGCGCCGCACAGCCCCGCACCGCCGGCCAGGGCCGCGCCGCCCAGGGGCGGCCCACCGGCGAGTCCCCGCGCCGCAGGCCGCGCCGCCAGTCCACCGGCGGCTCGGCCGGTTCGACCGGCTCGGCGGCCTAG
- a CDS encoding SCO5918 family protein — MRCVIARYPFDLTKSGVLDSMKGVTPEPVTGESVTIGRRRYPVKQVGEVVTRQDRRDFSGGEVTRAMARLGFTCHPAPGAEPAPSAPATTPVETASALLGGTVGTPQEL, encoded by the coding sequence ATGCGCTGTGTCATCGCCCGGTATCCGTTCGACCTCACCAAGAGCGGGGTGCTGGACTCGATGAAGGGCGTCACGCCCGAACCCGTCACCGGTGAGTCCGTGACCATCGGCCGCCGCCGCTACCCCGTCAAGCAGGTGGGCGAGGTCGTCACCCGGCAGGACCGGCGCGACTTCAGCGGCGGCGAGGTGACCCGGGCCATGGCCCGCCTCGGCTTCACGTGCCACCCCGCCCCCGGGGCCGAACCCGCGCCGTCGGCGCCCGCCACGACGCCGGTCGAGACGGCGTCCGCGCTGCTCGGCGGCACCGTCGGCACGCCCCAGGAACTCTGA
- a CDS encoding DUF952 domain-containing protein — translation MIYHIVPLAEWNADPGRPYTPASLTEDGFVHCSPDEETTLAVVNAFYRGAPRPLAALLLDEDRLTARCVWEAAEAAPPPGVAGGTLFPHVFGPVDRAAVQRVLEVRWDDEGRATGLF, via the coding sequence ATGATCTACCACATCGTGCCGCTCGCCGAGTGGAACGCCGACCCGGGCCGGCCGTACACGCCCGCATCCCTCACGGAGGACGGGTTCGTCCACTGCTCGCCCGACGAGGAGACCACGCTCGCCGTCGTCAACGCCTTCTACCGCGGCGCGCCCCGGCCTCTGGCGGCCCTGCTCCTGGACGAGGACCGGCTCACCGCGAGGTGCGTGTGGGAGGCGGCCGAAGCCGCCCCGCCGCCCGGAGTCGCCGGGGGCACCCTGTTCCCGCACGTGTTCGGCCCCGTCGACCGCGCGGCCGTGCAGCGCGTGCTGGAGGTCCGCTGGGACGACGAGGGCCGGGCGACGGGCCTGTTCTGA
- a CDS encoding RNA polymerase sigma factor produces MKRSRDRAASELFAALYPRLAGWCRRLVDDDETAHEIASEAFTRLWARWTSVEEPRGFLYVTAANLVRDHWRKLERERRAVRRVTAEVAVRPHPEQADPSVRLLVQSLPERLRVPILLHYYADMPIREVSVLTGRKEGTVKADLHAARELLRVHLRRSLDHTP; encoded by the coding sequence TTGAAACGGTCCCGTGACAGGGCGGCGTCCGAGCTGTTCGCCGCCCTGTATCCGCGCCTCGCCGGCTGGTGCCGCCGTCTCGTCGACGACGACGAGACGGCCCACGAGATCGCCTCCGAGGCGTTCACCCGGCTCTGGGCGCGCTGGACGTCCGTGGAGGAGCCCCGCGGCTTCCTCTACGTCACCGCCGCCAACCTCGTCCGCGACCACTGGCGCAAGCTGGAGCGCGAGCGCCGGGCGGTGCGCCGGGTCACCGCGGAGGTCGCCGTACGTCCGCACCCCGAACAGGCCGACCCCTCGGTGCGGCTGCTCGTACAGTCGCTGCCGGAGCGGCTGCGCGTGCCGATCCTGCTCCACTACTACGCCGACATGCCGATCCGGGAGGTGTCCGTGCTGACCGGACGCAAGGAGGGAACCGTCAAGGCCGACCTGCACGCGGCCCGCGAACTGCTCCGCGTCCATCTGAGGAGAAGCCTTGACCACACGCCTTGA
- a CDS encoding class F sortase produces MIPRPGRALATAALAALLVGCGGGQGDGDTAPDRPAPAAPPAQAPAKSVRPLARSVPVGLRIPAIGVDTPVMGLGLAADGTVEVPPVTDDDRAGWYRHSPTPGQVGPSVLLGHVTVGTYGDGVFRHLARLHRGDRIEARLRNGTAAEFAVTAVRTVTKADFPTDDVYGDVAGPELRLITCGGPRDGEEYRDNVIVFAELTATTVA; encoded by the coding sequence ATGATCCCGCGCCCCGGCCGCGCCCTCGCGACCGCCGCGCTGGCCGCGCTGCTCGTGGGCTGCGGCGGCGGCCAGGGGGACGGCGACACCGCACCCGACCGGCCGGCGCCCGCGGCACCGCCCGCGCAGGCACCCGCGAAGTCGGTGCGGCCCCTGGCGCGTTCGGTGCCGGTGGGGCTGCGGATCCCCGCCATCGGGGTCGACACCCCGGTGATGGGCCTCGGGCTGGCCGCGGACGGCACGGTGGAGGTCCCGCCCGTCACGGACGACGACCGCGCCGGCTGGTACCGGCACTCGCCGACCCCGGGCCAGGTGGGCCCTTCGGTCCTCCTCGGCCACGTCACGGTGGGCACCTACGGCGACGGGGTCTTCCGGCACCTCGCGCGACTGCACCGCGGCGACCGGATCGAGGCCCGCCTGCGCAACGGCACCGCCGCCGAGTTCGCGGTCACCGCCGTACGGACGGTGACGAAGGCCGACTTCCCGACGGACGACGTCTACGGGGACGTGGCGGGACCGGAGTTGCGGCTCATCACCTGCGGCGGCCCGCGCGACGGCGAGGAGTACCGGGACAACGTGATCGTCTTCGCCGAACTGACCGCCACCACGGTCGCCTAG
- a CDS encoding LPXTG cell wall anchor domain-containing protein, with amino-acid sequence MRRTILSAVALACTVVLAGTAPAFADDPSPVPSAPAESVPSPGTGPTDATPVPSVSAPPTKPAEVPAPAPADGQVSVVPEGAADTGVAPSDPTGTDEGLIGASAGGVLLAGGAVLFVVRRRRAAATGA; translated from the coding sequence ATGCGCCGAACCATCCTCAGTGCCGTGGCCCTGGCCTGCACCGTCGTACTGGCGGGCACCGCACCCGCGTTCGCCGACGACCCCTCCCCGGTCCCCTCCGCCCCCGCCGAGAGCGTCCCGAGCCCCGGCACCGGACCGACCGACGCGACTCCTGTGCCGTCCGTCAGCGCGCCTCCCACCAAGCCGGCCGAGGTACCGGCCCCCGCGCCCGCCGACGGTCAGGTCTCCGTCGTGCCGGAGGGCGCGGCCGACACCGGAGTGGCGCCCTCGGACCCGACGGGGACCGACGAGGGGCTGATCGGCGCGAGTGCCGGCGGGGTCCTCCTCGCGGGCGGCGCGGTCCTCTTCGTCGTACGCCGTCGACGGGCGGCGGCGACCGGCGCATGA
- a CDS encoding NAD-dependent epimerase/dehydratase family protein: MRVLVTGSAGFIGSHVVDALREHGHEPVGYDVREDPGADVRDPAALARALAGVDAVCHQAAMVGLGNGFADAAEYVSRNDLGTAVLLTAMAGAGVRRLVLAGSMVVYGEGRYACALHGVVRPGPRAAADLDAGRFEPACPECGADLAPGLVGEDAPADPRNVYATTKLAQEHLAAAWARTTGATAVSLRYHNVYGPRMPRDTPYAGVASFFRSALARGEAPRVFEDGRQRRDFVHVRDVAAANVAALEAARPPEGALSAYNTGSGEPHTVGEMAVALSAAHGGPEPVVTGEYRLGDVRHITADSARLRADLGWRPRVGFTEGMREFARAGLRGN, from the coding sequence ATGCGCGTACTGGTCACCGGCAGCGCCGGTTTCATCGGGTCCCATGTCGTGGATGCCCTGCGGGAGCACGGGCACGAGCCCGTCGGCTACGACGTCCGCGAGGACCCCGGCGCCGACGTGCGCGATCCGGCGGCCCTCGCGCGGGCGCTCGCCGGTGTGGACGCCGTGTGCCACCAGGCGGCGATGGTCGGCCTCGGCAACGGGTTCGCCGACGCGGCGGAGTACGTCTCCCGCAACGACCTCGGCACCGCCGTCCTGCTCACCGCGATGGCCGGGGCGGGCGTACGACGGCTGGTGCTCGCCGGGTCGATGGTCGTGTACGGGGAGGGCCGGTACGCGTGTGCGCTGCACGGGGTGGTGCGGCCGGGCCCGCGCGCCGCCGCCGACCTGGACGCGGGCCGGTTCGAGCCGGCCTGCCCGGAGTGCGGCGCGGACCTGGCCCCGGGGCTGGTCGGCGAGGACGCCCCGGCCGACCCGCGCAACGTGTACGCCACGACCAAGCTGGCCCAGGAGCACCTGGCCGCCGCCTGGGCCCGGACGACCGGCGCGACGGCGGTGTCGCTGCGCTACCACAACGTGTACGGCCCCCGGATGCCCCGCGACACCCCGTACGCCGGGGTCGCCTCCTTCTTCCGCTCCGCGCTGGCCCGCGGTGAGGCGCCGCGCGTCTTCGAGGACGGCCGCCAGCGCCGGGACTTCGTGCACGTGCGGGACGTGGCCGCCGCGAACGTCGCCGCGCTGGAGGCCGCCAGGCCGCCGGAGGGCGCCCTCAGCGCCTACAACACCGGCAGCGGCGAGCCGCACACGGTGGGCGAGATGGCCGTCGCCCTGTCCGCCGCCCACGGCGGCCCCGAGCCCGTCGTCACCGGCGAGTACCGCCTCGGCGACGTCCGGCACATCACCGCCGACTCCGCGCGCCTGCGGGCCGACCTGGGCTGGCGGCCCCGGGTGGGATTCACGGAGGGCATGCGGGAGTTCGCGCGGGCGGGTCTGCGCGGGAACTGA